The following coding sequences are from one Nicotiana tabacum cultivar K326 chromosome 1, ASM71507v2, whole genome shotgun sequence window:
- the LOC107767210 gene encoding putative ripening-related protein 2: protein MKLSATMNMGTYFTLLHFIAFLILIFMACSNTLIVEAQRHRAPDVKKGKFSPAVSGHKKAILTINDFRKGGGGGDPSECSGKYYDNSIPIVALSTGWYSKGKRCFEKITIYANGKSTKAVVVDECNTSKGCRNNIVDASEAVWKALGVPKKDWGWLEIFWSD from the coding sequence AtgaaactaagtgcaacaatgAACATGGGAACTTACTTTACCCTACTTCATTTTATTGCTTTCTTGATCCTTATTTTCATGGCTTGTAGTAACACATTAATTGTTGAAGCTCAAAGACACAGGGCACCAGATGTCaaaaaagggaaattttcaccaGCAGTTTCTGGTCACAAAAAGGCTATTTTAACGATCAATGACTTTCGAAAAGGTGGTGGTGGAGGGGATCCGTCAGAATGTAGTGGCAAATATTACGATAATTCTATTCCAATTGTAGCTTTATCAACTGGATGGTACAGTAAAGGGAAAAGATGTTTTGAAAAAATTACAATTTATGCAAATGGAAAGAGTACAAAAGCTGTGGTTGTGGATGAATGTAACACAAGTAAAGGGTGTAGAaataacattgttgatgcttctgaAGCTGTGTGGAAAGCTTTAGGTGTGCCTAAGAAAGATTGGGGTTGGCTTGAAATCTTCTGGTCTGATTAA
- the LOC107767209 gene encoding putative phospholipid hydroperoxide glutathione peroxidase: protein MLCSVTRVLIPRKNLNFLRQFSSILKPTHFNSVSIQPIQTVLSNSIVSAKRFELFCLRSDYSTMASQSSKPQSIYDFTVKDAKGNDVDLSIYKGKVLIIVNVASQCGLTNSNYTDLTEIYKKYKDQGLEILAFPCNQFGGQEPGSIEEIQNMVCTRFKAEYPIFDKVDVNGDNAAPLYKFLKSSKGGFFGDSIKWNFSKFLVDKEGNVVDRYSPTTTPASMEKDIKKLLGVA, encoded by the exons ATGCTTTGTTCTGTAACTCGTGTTCTCATACCAAGAAAAAATCTCAATTTCCTTAGGCAATTTTCTTCCATTCTAAAGCCAACCCATTTCAATTCTGTATCTATTCAGCCGATCCAAACAGTTCTTTCCAATTCTATTGTTTCAGCTAAGAGATTTGAGTTGTTTTGTTTAAGATCAGATTATAGTACCATGGCCAGTCAATCCAGCAAGCCTCAATCTATTTATGACTTCACTGTCAAG GATGCTAAGGGTAATGATGTTGATCTCAGCATTTACAAGGGAAAGGTCCTTATTATTGTCAATGTTGCATCACAGTG TGGTCTGACAAATTCGAACTATACTGACTTGACCGAGATATACAAGAAGTACAAGGATCAAG GTTTGGAGATTCTTGCATTCCCTTGCAACCAGTTCGGTGGGCAGGAGCCTGGAAGCATTGAAGAGATCCAGAACATGGTTTGCACTCGCTTCAAGGCCGAGTACCCAATATTCGATAAG GTTGATGTGAATGGTGATAATGCTGCTCCACTGTATAAGTTCTTGAAATCAAGCAAAGGTGGGTTCTTTGGAGATAGTATCAAGTGGAACTTCTCCAAATTCCTTGTTGACAAAGAAGGAAACGTCGTCGATCGCTACTCTCCAACCACTACTCCAGCTAGCATGGAG AAGGATATCAAGAAACTTTTGGGTGTTGCTTAA